Genomic segment of Desulfovermiculus halophilus DSM 18834:
GGGCATCATTCGCAGGATCGGGGCCAACTTCCAGTCTCGCCGGTTGGGATGGAAGAGCACCCTGTGCGCGGCTGCGGTGCCCGAGGACAGGCTTGAGGAGTTCGTTGCCATCGTGAACAGCTATCCCGGAGTGACCCACAATTATCTGCGCCGCCACAGGTACAATGTGTGGTTTACCTTTATCGGTCCCAGCTGGCAGGCCATTGAGGACAGCCTGGAGGCGATACGGGAAGCGACCGGGGTGAATGTCTTGAATCTTCCGGCGGAACGCATGTTCAAGATCAAGGTCGATTTTCGGATGCAGGAGGAATGAGATGTCGAGCACGGCCACGCTCAGACGCGTGGCCGTGCTCGACATC
This window contains:
- a CDS encoding AsnC family transcriptional regulator, with product MDTTDRRILDIIQTEFPLVSRPYAHIGGQVGLTQAETLARVRAMQQRGIIRRIGANFQSRRLGWKSTLCAAAVPEDRLEEFVAIVNSYPGVTHNYLRRHRYNVWFTFIGPSWQAIEDSLEAIREATGVNVLNLPAERMFKIKVDFRMQEE